Proteins co-encoded in one Uloborus diversus isolate 005 chromosome 9, Udiv.v.3.1, whole genome shotgun sequence genomic window:
- the LOC129229877 gene encoding uncharacterized protein LOC129229877 has product MKIFVLIILVVIYTNACCKETEFDGYSQDEVNSNNLTAEESMFAYFMQPQKFTVGTLLGLLVASLVVVIGSFLVMWRLCCDVEMVVTREVMEPLQSISQKVANNPRAEGGRSASGELLLSQSSSSSVLEIE; this is encoded by the exons atgaaaatttttgtattgATTATTTTGGTGGTGATTTACACTAACGCATGTTGCAAGGAAACtg AGTTCGATGGCTACTCGCAGGATGAAGTCAACAGCAACAACCTCACGGCAGAAGAGAGCATGTTTGCTTATTTCATGCAACCTCAGAAATTCACGGTCGGAACTCTTCTGGGCCTGCTTGTGGCGTCCTTGGTGGTTGTCATTGGATCATTCCTCGTCATGTGGCGGCTCTGCTGCGATGTTGAGATGGTCGTGACGCGAGAGGTTATGGAACCTCTACAAAGTATTTCGCAAAAAGTAGCCAACAATCCGAGGGCAGAAGGTGGAAGATCTGCTTCTGGGGAGTTACTGCTGTCTCAAAGTAGTTCCTCGAGTGTTCTGGAAATTGAATGA